The genomic interval CGGATCTGGTCGACCATCGGCGGGATTTCCTCGGAGCGGGTGAGCCCGATCGGCTTGCCGGTGTTCTCCACCTCGGCCGCGATCAGCTCCTCCGCGCGCTCCTCGAACGCGTCTGCGATGTCCAGCAGGAACTTCTGCCGCTTGGCCGGGGTCTCGTCCCGCCAGGCCGGGAACGCGGCGGCGGCGGCCACCATCGCGGCGTCCACGTCCGCCGCTCCGGACAGCGGCGCGGTCGCGTACGCCTCGCCGGTCGCCGGGTTGACCACCTCGGTGGTCCGTCCGTCGGCGGCGTCCCGGAACTCACCGTCGATGTAATTGCGCAGACGACGCAGCTCGGTGCTCACTTCCGGCCCTCCAAGGTCTGGGTGTTCTGAGAGTGTCCAATCACTGAGACACCCACCCTAATCGCCCGGCCCACGTTTTCAACACCCCTGATCGCGTCAAGGCTACGAAATCCGCAAGTCTCGACCACGTAAACAACGAATTTCATCGATGCGGCCTTGCGGAACGGTCGAGACGTCGTGCACAGTGAAGCCGTGGCCAGTCGCAGCGCAGAACAGAGGGACTCCCGCGAGTCCAGGAACGGCAGCACTCCTCATCTGGACGCCGTCTCCCTCGCCATCATCGAGCAGCTCCAGGAGGACGGCCGCCGGCCGTACGCCGCGATCGGCAAGGCCGTCGGCCTCTCCGAGGCGGCCGTGCGCCAGCGCGTCCAGAAGCTGCTCGACCAGGGCGTCATGCAGATCGTCGCCGTCACGGACCCGCTCACCGTGGGCTTCCGCAGACAGGCGATGGTCGGTGTCAACGTCGAAGGTGATGTCGAGAACGTCGCCGACGCGCTGACGGCCATGCAGGAAGTGGAGTACGTGGTGATGACCGCGGGCTCGTACGACCTCCTCGCCGAGATCGTCTGCGAGGACGACGACCACCTGCTGGACGTCATCAACAAACGCATCCGGGCTCTCCCCGGCGTGCGCTCCACCGAGAGCTTCGTTTATCTGAAGCTCAAGAAGCAGACCTACATGTGGGGAACCCGATAACCGTGAGCAAGGACCTCAGCCGCACCGCGTACGACCACCTGTGGATGCACTTCACCCGCATGTCCTCGTACGAGAACGCGCCCGTTCCCACGATCGTCCGTGGCGAGGGCACCTACATCTACGACGACAAGGGCAAGCGCTACCTCGACGGTCTCGCGGGTCTGTTCGTGGTCCAGGCCGGTCACGGCCGCGCCGAGCTGGCCGAGACCGCCGCCAAGCAGGCGCAGGAGCTGGCGTTCTTCCCCATCTGGTCGTACGCCCACCCGAAGGCCATCGAGCTGGCGGAGCGTCTCGCGCACTACGCGCCCGGCGACCTGAACAAGGTCTTCTTCACCACCGGCGGCGGCGAGGCCGTAGAGACCGCCTGGAAGCTCGCCAAGCAGTACTTCAAGCTCCAGGGCAAGCACACCAAGTACAAGGTCATCTCCCGCGCGGTCGCCTACCACGGCACCCCGCAGGGCGCCCTGTCCATCACCGGACTCCCGGCGCTGAAGGCCCCGTTCGAGCCGCTGGTCCCGGGCGCGCACAAGGTCCCGAACACCAACATCTACCGCGCCCCGCTCTTCGGCGACGACCCGGAGGCCTACGGCCGCTGGGCCGCCGACCAGATCGAGCAGGAGATCCTCTTCGAGGGCCCGGAGACCGTCGCCGCGGTCTTCCTGGAGCCGGTACAGAACGCCGGCGGCTGCTTCCCGCCGCCGCCCGGCTACTTCCAGCGCGTGCGCGAGATCTGCGACCAGTACGACGTGCTCCTGGTCTCCGACGAGGTCATCTGCGCCTTCGGCCGCCTGGGCACGATGTTCGGCTGCGACAAGTTCGGCTACGTCCCGGACATGATCACCTGCGCCAAGGGCATGACCTCGGGCTACTCCCCGATCGGCGCCTGCATCATCTCCGACCGCCTGGCCGAGCCGTTCTACAAGGGCGACAACACCTTCCTGCACGGCTACACCTTCGGCGGCCACCCGGTCTCCGCCGCGGTCGGCCTCGCCAACCTCGACATCTTCGAGCGCGAGGGCCTCAACCAGCACGTCCTCGACAACGAGGCCAACTTCCTCCAGACCCTCCAGAAGCTGCACGACCTCCCGATCGTCGGCGACGTCCGCGGCAACGGCTTCTTCTACGGCATCGAGCTGGTCAAGGACAAGGCCACCAAGGAGACCTTCACGGACGAGGAGTCGGAGCGCGTGCTCTACGGCTTCGTCTCCAAGAAGCTCTTCGAGTACGGCCTCTACTGCCGCGCCGACGACCGCGGTGACCCGGTCATCCAGCTGTCGCCGCCGCTGATCTCCGACCAGTCGACCTTCGACGAGATCGAGGGCATCGTCCGCCAGGTCCTCACGGAGGCCTGGACGAAGCTCTAGCCTCCGGCGAAGTTCCAGCCTTCGGCGATTCAACGGTTTATACGGCCCGGGGTGCACCCGTCCGAGTGAGAAGGACGCACCCCGGGCCGTGTGCTGTCCGGGGTCGCACC from Streptomyces sp. NBC_01288 carries:
- a CDS encoding Lrp/AsnC family transcriptional regulator, whose amino-acid sequence is MHSEAVASRSAEQRDSRESRNGSTPHLDAVSLAIIEQLQEDGRRPYAAIGKAVGLSEAAVRQRVQKLLDQGVMQIVAVTDPLTVGFRRQAMVGVNVEGDVENVADALTAMQEVEYVVMTAGSYDLLAEIVCEDDDHLLDVINKRIRALPGVRSTESFVYLKLKKQTYMWGTR
- a CDS encoding aspartate aminotransferase family protein, producing MGNPITVSKDLSRTAYDHLWMHFTRMSSYENAPVPTIVRGEGTYIYDDKGKRYLDGLAGLFVVQAGHGRAELAETAAKQAQELAFFPIWSYAHPKAIELAERLAHYAPGDLNKVFFTTGGGEAVETAWKLAKQYFKLQGKHTKYKVISRAVAYHGTPQGALSITGLPALKAPFEPLVPGAHKVPNTNIYRAPLFGDDPEAYGRWAADQIEQEILFEGPETVAAVFLEPVQNAGGCFPPPPGYFQRVREICDQYDVLLVSDEVICAFGRLGTMFGCDKFGYVPDMITCAKGMTSGYSPIGACIISDRLAEPFYKGDNTFLHGYTFGGHPVSAAVGLANLDIFEREGLNQHVLDNEANFLQTLQKLHDLPIVGDVRGNGFFYGIELVKDKATKETFTDEESERVLYGFVSKKLFEYGLYCRADDRGDPVIQLSPPLISDQSTFDEIEGIVRQVLTEAWTKL